One Periplaneta americana isolate PAMFEO1 chromosome 8, P.americana_PAMFEO1_priV1, whole genome shotgun sequence genomic region harbors:
- the LOC138705269 gene encoding N-acetyltransferase family 8 member 3-like, with protein MNHLVVIRYYKPGDELLCREIIREGTMSTVNTAFIAGLTREITFQTMILTSAMMFIFLGVPFGVCFWSIPAVIVLMYVFIWLGHTYKALEMTEDVSNIPRVYMSSEFTGFWVAEAHEPYFMTREPNNVKYTIMSERELRERNIEIHQNHGKRVVGTVAITRSRNGPDTAWLRRMAVAPRYQRKGIASALLDEALRFCMDRGYAAVELVTSECHDAARELYLKKGFELKQMYHKPIVGTVVSIQMYALIFRIRPSEVTSTNALQ; from the coding sequence ATGAATCATTTGGTTGTTATTCGGTATTACAAACCAGGAGACGAGTTACTATGTCGGGAAATCATCAGGGAAGGTACTATGTCAACTGTTAATACAGCATTTATTGCTGGTCTTACACGAGAAATCACTTTCCAGACGATGATCCTCACATCGGCTATGATGTTTATCTTCTTGGGTGTACCATTTGGCGTTTGTTTCTGGTCGATTCCTGCAGTGATAGTGCTCATGTATGTGTTCATATGGCTTGGTCACACATATAAAGCATTGGAAATGACGGAAGACGTCTCAAATATTCCTCGCGTATATATGTCTTCAGAATTCACAGGATTTTGGGTAGCAGAAGCACACGAACCATACTTTATGACAAGAGAACCAAATAATGTAAAGTACACGATTATGAGCGAACGAGAGCTGAGGGAGAGGAACATCGAAATACACCAGAATCACGGAAAGCGAGTTGTGGGGACTGTGGCAATCACACGTAGTAGAAACGGACCCGATACGGCCTGGCTACGAAGAATGGCCGTAGCTCCCCGGTACCAGCGTAAGGGTATTGCATCGGCGCTATTAGATGAAGCGTTACGATTCTGCATGGACCGAGGCTATGCGGCCGTGGAACTGGTAACTTCGGAGTGTCACGACGCTGCCAGAGAATTGTATCTTAAGAAGGGCTTTGAACTTAAGCAAATGTACCATAAACCCATCGTGGGTACAGTCGTCAGCATTCAGATGTATGCGTTGATATTCAGAATTCGACCTAGTGAAGTTACGAGTACAAATGCACTACAGTAA